In Streptomyces sp. NBC_00569, a single genomic region encodes these proteins:
- a CDS encoding phospho-sugar mutase: MQDTELLARAEAWRAEDPDPETREELAKLIGSADTKALAERFAGTLQFGTAGLRGELGAGPMRMNRSVVIRAAAGLAAYLKGKGEAGGLVVVGYDARHKSADFARDTAAVMTGAGLRAAVLPRPLPTPVLAFAIRHLGAVAGVEVTASHNPPRDNGYKVYLGDGSQIVPPADAEIAAEIAAIRTLHDVPRPDSGWETLDEDVLEAYLARTDAVLAPDSPRTARTVYTAMHGVGKDTLLAAFARAGFPEPVLVAEQADPDPDFPTVAFPNPEEPGAMDLSFAAARTADPDLIIANDPDADRCAVAVKDGEDWRMLRGDEVGALLAAHLVARGARGVFAESIVSSSLLGRIAEKAGLPYEETLTGFKWIARVDGLRYGYEEALGYCVDPEGVRDKDGITAALLVTELASTLKEQGRTLLDALDDLAVAHGLHATDQLSVRVDDLAIITKAMAALREAPPAELAGLRVARAEDLTQGTATLPPTDGLRYTLDGEYRARVIVRPSGTEPKLKCYLEAVIPVEAHSDLASARAEGTRVLDAIKRDLSAAAGI, translated from the coding sequence TTGCAGGACACCGAACTGCTCGCCAGGGCCGAGGCCTGGCGGGCCGAGGACCCCGACCCGGAGACCCGCGAGGAGCTGGCGAAGCTCATCGGGAGCGCCGACACCAAGGCGCTCGCCGAGCGCTTCGCCGGCACGCTCCAGTTCGGCACCGCGGGTCTGCGCGGTGAGCTCGGCGCGGGCCCCATGCGGATGAACCGCTCCGTGGTCATCCGCGCGGCGGCGGGCCTCGCCGCGTATCTCAAGGGCAAGGGCGAGGCGGGCGGGCTCGTCGTCGTCGGATACGACGCGCGCCACAAGTCGGCGGACTTCGCGCGGGACACGGCGGCCGTCATGACGGGCGCCGGCCTGCGCGCCGCGGTGCTGCCGCGCCCGCTGCCCACCCCGGTCCTCGCCTTCGCCATACGGCACCTGGGCGCGGTCGCGGGCGTGGAGGTCACGGCCAGCCACAACCCGCCCCGCGACAACGGCTACAAGGTCTACCTCGGCGACGGCTCCCAGATCGTGCCGCCCGCGGACGCCGAGATCGCGGCCGAGATCGCGGCGATCCGCACCCTCCACGACGTACCCCGCCCGGACTCCGGCTGGGAAACGCTCGACGAGGACGTCCTGGAGGCCTACCTGGCCCGCACGGACGCGGTCCTGGCCCCGGACTCCCCCCGCACGGCGCGCACGGTCTACACGGCCATGCACGGCGTCGGCAAGGACACCCTGCTCGCCGCGTTCGCACGAGCGGGCTTCCCCGAGCCCGTCCTCGTGGCCGAGCAGGCGGACCCGGACCCGGACTTCCCGACGGTGGCGTTCCCGAACCCGGAGGAACCGGGCGCGATGGACCTGTCCTTCGCGGCGGCCCGGACCGCGGACCCCGACCTGATCATCGCGAACGACCCGGACGCGGACCGCTGCGCAGTCGCCGTGAAGGACGGCGAAGACTGGCGGATGCTGCGAGGCGACGAGGTGGGCGCACTGCTGGCGGCCCACCTGGTGGCGCGCGGGGCGAGGGGCGTTTTCGCGGAGTCGATCGTGTCGTCCTCGCTCCTGGGCCGGATCGCCGAAAAGGCGGGCCTCCCCTACGAAGAGACCCTGACGGGCTTCAAGTGGATCGCCCGGGTGGACGGCCTGCGCTACGGCTACGAGGAGGCGCTCGGCTACTGCGTGGACCCCGAGGGCGTACGGGACAAGGACGGCATCACGGCGGCGCTGCTGGTCACCGAGCTGGCGTCGACACTCAAGGAACAGGGCCGCACCCTGCTGGACGCGCTGGACGACCTGGCGGTGGCGCACGGCCTGCACGCGACGGACCAGCTGTCGGTACGGGTGGACGACCTCGCGATCATCACCAAGGCGATGGCCGCGCTCCGCGAAGCACCGCCGGCCGAACTGGCAGGCCTGCGGGTGGCGCGGGCGGAGGACCTCACCCAGGGCACGGCCACACTCCCGCCGACGGACGGCCTGCGCTACACGCTGGACGGCGAGTACCGGGCCCGGGTCATCGTCCGCCCGAGCGGCACGGAGCCCAAGCTCAAGTGCTACCTGGAAGCGGTGATCCCGGTGGAAGCGCACTCAGACCTCGCGTCGGCCCGAGCAGAGGGCACACGGGTACTGGACGCGATCAAGCGGGACCTGTCGGCGGCGGCCGGAATCTGA
- a CDS encoding purine-nucleoside phosphorylase, which produces MNASVTPDNIQGAAGFDPRLAADAAATRLRELTGADTHDVALVMGSGWAPAVDALGTPEAEFPVTELPGFPPPAVEGHGGKIRSYKIGDKRTLVFLGRTHYYEGRGVASVAHGVRTAVAAGCKTIVLTNGCGGLREGMRPGQPVLISDHLNLTATSPIVGANFVDLTDLYSPRLRALCKEIDPSLEEGVYAQFPGPHYETPAEIRMARTIGADLVGMSTVLEAIAAREAGAEVLGISLVTNLAAGMTGEPLNHEEVLQAGRDSATRMGELLGKVLGRI; this is translated from the coding sequence GTGAACGCATCTGTTACTCCGGACAACATCCAGGGCGCCGCCGGATTCGATCCCCGGCTCGCCGCCGACGCCGCCGCCACGCGCCTGCGCGAGCTCACCGGCGCCGACACCCACGACGTCGCCCTCGTGATGGGCTCCGGCTGGGCACCGGCCGTGGACGCCCTCGGCACCCCCGAGGCCGAGTTCCCCGTCACCGAGCTGCCCGGTTTCCCGCCGCCGGCCGTCGAGGGCCACGGCGGAAAGATCCGCTCGTACAAGATCGGTGACAAGCGCACCCTCGTCTTCCTCGGGCGCACGCACTACTACGAGGGCCGCGGTGTCGCGTCCGTCGCGCACGGCGTCCGTACCGCCGTCGCCGCGGGCTGCAAGACCATCGTCCTGACCAACGGCTGCGGCGGTCTGCGCGAGGGCATGCGCCCCGGTCAGCCGGTCCTGATCAGCGACCACCTGAACCTGACGGCGACGTCGCCGATCGTCGGCGCGAACTTCGTCGACCTCACCGACCTGTACTCCCCGCGCCTGCGCGCCCTGTGCAAGGAGATCGACCCCTCCCTCGAGGAGGGCGTCTACGCGCAGTTCCCCGGCCCGCACTACGAGACCCCGGCCGAGATCCGCATGGCCCGCACGATCGGCGCGGACCTCGTCGGCATGTCGACGGTCCTCGAGGCCATCGCGGCCCGCGAGGCGGGCGCCGAGGTACTCGGCATCTCCCTCGTCACGAACCTGGCGGCGGGCATGACGGGCGAGCCCCTCAACCACGAAGAGGTGCTCCAGGCCGGCCGCGACTCCGCCACCCGCATGGGCGAGCTCCTGGGCAAGGTCCTGGGCCGCATCTGA
- a CDS encoding TetR/AcrR family transcriptional regulator, with protein MRADARRNYERLLAEARAAFAEHGTGASLEDVARRAGVGIGTLYRHFPNRHALMSAVFEDAVNDLLARSRALLADPQPCSALVAWLRDIITHAGEYRGLSRALMSASHDASSALSRCSTPMREAGQALLSRAQRAGAVRADVSIGDLLQLTNAIALAAEETPDDPELADRLLRLTLRGITAG; from the coding sequence ATGCGGGCCGACGCACGCCGGAACTACGAGCGGCTGCTCGCGGAGGCGCGTGCGGCGTTCGCGGAGCACGGCACGGGCGCGTCCCTGGAGGACGTGGCGCGGCGCGCGGGCGTCGGCATCGGGACGCTCTACCGGCACTTCCCGAACCGGCACGCGCTGATGAGCGCGGTCTTCGAGGACGCGGTGAACGATCTGCTGGCGCGCTCACGGGCGCTGCTCGCGGACCCGCAGCCATGCTCGGCGCTGGTGGCATGGCTGCGCGACATCATCACTCATGCGGGTGAGTACCGTGGGCTCTCACGGGCCCTCATGTCGGCGTCGCACGACGCCAGTTCGGCCCTGTCGCGGTGCAGTACGCCGATGCGCGAGGCGGGCCAGGCCCTGCTGTCCAGGGCGCAGCGGGCGGGCGCCGTGCGCGCGGACGTGTCGATCGGCGATCTGCTTCAGCTGACCAACGCGATCGCGCTGGCCGCGGAGGAGACCCCGGACGACCCGGAACTGGCGGATCGTTTGCTCCGGCTGACTCTGCGAGGCATCACCGCGGGCTAG
- a CDS encoding PH domain-containing protein, whose translation MKTPDSQPSVTEPVAAERAYRSPAGIAGGVLLLVMGAWLGFDALVNGDARTAWLAVAGLLLVVPLVVAFTIRPAVYANEDRLRVRNPFRVITLPWASVADLRASYSSEVFTEGGDKYQLWAIPVSMRARKKANRRTGGRKGRGLDGAADFVPRKAAGDQSLDEIRELARDRADKPSAQGEPSVRWSYEIIAPAVVGAVLMAILLVIG comes from the coding sequence ATGAAGACCCCGGACTCCCAGCCCTCCGTCACGGAACCCGTGGCGGCGGAGCGGGCCTACCGTTCTCCCGCCGGTATCGCAGGTGGCGTCCTGCTGCTCGTGATGGGGGCCTGGCTCGGTTTCGACGCCCTGGTCAACGGCGACGCCCGCACCGCCTGGCTGGCCGTCGCAGGGCTGCTTCTCGTCGTGCCGCTCGTCGTGGCTTTCACGATCCGGCCCGCGGTGTACGCGAATGAGGACCGGCTGCGCGTCCGTAATCCGTTCCGTGTGATCACCCTGCCCTGGGCGTCCGTCGCCGATCTGCGTGCCAGCTACTCCAGCGAGGTCTTCACCGAGGGCGGCGACAAGTACCAGCTCTGGGCCATTCCCGTCTCCATGCGCGCTCGTAAGAAGGCCAATCGCCGCACGGGTGGACGTAAGGGCAGGGGCCTCGACGGGGCCGCCGATTTCGTGCCCCGCAAGGCCGCCGGCGATCAGTCGCTGGACGAGATCCGCGAGCTGGCCCGGGACCGCGCCGACAAGCCGTCCGCGCAGGGCGAGCCTTCGGTCCGCTGGTCCTACGAGATCATTGCGCCCGCGGTCGTGGGCGCGGTTCTGATGGCCATTCTGCTTGTGATCGGTTGA
- the deoC gene encoding deoxyribose-phosphate aldolase, giving the protein MPTAPAPAFADAVASDRSLRRFLHGLPGVDTVGLEARAASLGTRSIKTTAKAYAIDLAISMIDLTTLEGADTAGKVRALGAKAVHPDPTDRTTPRTAAVCVYPDMVATAKEAVAGSDVKVASVATAFPAGRAALEVKLGDVREAVAAGADEIDMVIDRGAFLAGHYLKVYEEIVAVKEASGAARLKVIFETGELSTYDNIRRASWLGMMAGADFIKTSTGKVGVNATPANTLLMLEAVRDFRAQTGVQVGVKPAGGIRTTKDAIKFLVLVNETAGSDWLDNHWFRFGASSLLNDLLMQRQKLSTGRYSGPDYVTVD; this is encoded by the coding sequence ATGCCCACTGCACCCGCACCCGCATTCGCCGACGCGGTCGCCTCGGACCGTTCGCTGCGTCGCTTCCTTCACGGGCTGCCCGGCGTCGACACGGTCGGCCTGGAGGCTCGCGCCGCGTCCCTCGGCACGCGGTCGATCAAGACGACGGCCAAGGCGTACGCCATCGACCTGGCGATCTCGATGATCGACCTGACGACCCTCGAAGGCGCCGACACCGCCGGCAAGGTCCGCGCGCTCGGCGCGAAGGCCGTGCACCCGGACCCCACCGACCGTACGACTCCGCGCACAGCCGCCGTCTGCGTCTATCCGGACATGGTGGCGACGGCCAAGGAGGCCGTGGCCGGGAGCGACGTGAAGGTCGCCTCCGTGGCCACCGCCTTCCCGGCGGGCCGCGCCGCCCTGGAGGTGAAGCTCGGGGACGTCCGCGAGGCGGTCGCCGCCGGAGCCGACGAGATCGACATGGTCATCGACCGCGGAGCGTTCCTCGCGGGCCACTACCTCAAGGTGTACGAGGAGATCGTCGCCGTGAAGGAGGCCTCGGGCGCCGCGCGCCTCAAGGTCATCTTCGAGACGGGCGAGCTGTCGACGTACGACAACATCCGGCGTGCGAGCTGGCTGGGCATGATGGCCGGGGCGGACTTCATCAAGACGTCGACCGGCAAGGTCGGGGTGAACGCCACCCCGGCGAACACCCTGCTCATGCTGGAGGCGGTGCGTGACTTCCGCGCCCAGACGGGCGTACAGGTAGGTGTGAAGCCCGCCGGAGGCATCCGTACGACCAAGGACGCGATCAAGTTCCTCGTGCTGGTCAACGAGACCGCCGGCAGCGACTGGCTGGACAACCACTGGTTCCGCTTCGGCGCTTCGAGCCTGCTCAACGACCTGCTGATGCAGCGCCAGAAGCTGAGCACCGGCCGCTACTCCGGCCCCGACTACGTCACGGTGGACTGA
- a CDS encoding NAD(P)H-quinone dehydrogenase, protein MEYVTRIVIIGGGPGGYEAALVAAQLGAEVTVVDCDGLGGASVLTDCVPSKTLIATAEVMTTFDSSYEELGIIVADDTPHIDSPARVVGVDLGKVNRRVKRLALAQSHDITASVTRAGARVMRGRGRLEGQQAADGSRKVVVRTADGTEETLTADAVLIATGGHPREVPDAQPDGERILNWTQVYDLDELPEELIVVGSGVTGAEFAGAYQALGSRVTLVSSRDRVLPGEDPDAAAVLEDVFRRRGMNVMARSRAQSAKRVGDRVEVTLSDGRVISGTHCLMAVGAIPNSSGMGLEEAGVKLRDSGHIWTDKVSRTTAPGVYAAGDVTGVFALASVAAMQGRIAVYHFLGDAVAPLNLKTVSSNVFTDPEIATVGYTQADVDAGKIDARGVKLPLLRNPRAKMQGIRDGFVKIFCRPGTGIVVGGVVVAPRASELIHPISIAVDNNLTVEQIANAFTVYPSLSGSIAEVARQLHTRKTADEA, encoded by the coding sequence ATGGAGTACGTGACTCGGATCGTGATCATCGGTGGCGGACCTGGCGGATATGAGGCGGCCCTCGTGGCTGCCCAGCTCGGCGCGGAGGTGACCGTCGTCGACTGCGACGGCCTGGGCGGGGCGTCGGTGCTCACCGACTGCGTCCCGTCCAAGACCCTGATCGCGACGGCCGAGGTGATGACCACCTTCGACTCGTCGTACGAGGAACTGGGGATCATCGTCGCCGACGACACCCCGCACATCGACAGCCCCGCGCGGGTCGTCGGCGTGGATCTCGGCAAGGTCAACCGGCGTGTGAAGCGCCTCGCGCTCGCCCAGTCCCACGACATCACCGCGTCCGTCACCCGGGCAGGCGCCCGCGTGATGCGCGGCCGTGGCCGCCTGGAGGGCCAGCAGGCCGCCGACGGCTCCCGCAAGGTCGTCGTGCGCACCGCCGACGGCACCGAGGAGACCCTCACCGCCGACGCCGTCCTGATCGCCACCGGCGGTCACCCCCGCGAGGTGCCCGACGCCCAGCCCGACGGCGAGCGCATCCTCAACTGGACCCAGGTCTACGACCTCGACGAGCTCCCCGAAGAGCTCATCGTGGTCGGTTCCGGCGTCACCGGCGCCGAGTTCGCCGGCGCCTACCAGGCCCTCGGCTCCCGCGTCACCCTCGTGTCCAGCCGCGACCGCGTCCTGCCCGGTGAGGACCCGGACGCCGCCGCCGTCCTGGAGGACGTCTTCCGCCGCCGCGGCATGAACGTCATGGCCCGTTCGCGCGCCCAGTCCGCCAAGCGCGTCGGCGACCGCGTCGAGGTCACCCTCTCCGACGGGCGCGTCATCTCCGGCACCCACTGCCTGATGGCCGTCGGCGCCATCCCGAACAGCAGCGGGATGGGCCTCGAGGAGGCCGGGGTCAAGCTCAGGGACTCCGGGCACATCTGGACCGACAAGGTCTCCAGGACCACCGCTCCCGGCGTGTACGCCGCCGGTGACGTGACCGGCGTCTTCGCGCTCGCCTCCGTGGCCGCCATGCAGGGCCGCATCGCCGTCTACCACTTCCTCGGCGACGCGGTGGCCCCGCTGAACCTCAAGACGGTCTCCTCGAACGTCTTCACCGACCCCGAGATCGCCACGGTCGGCTACACGCAGGCCGACGTCGACGCCGGGAAGATCGACGCCCGCGGGGTGAAGCTGCCGCTGCTGCGCAACCCGCGCGCCAAGATGCAGGGCATCCGCGACGGCTTCGTCAAGATCTTCTGCCGTCCCGGCACGGGAATCGTGGTGGGCGGCGTGGTCGTCGCCCCGCGCGCGAGCGAACTGATCCATCCCATCTCGATCGCGGTCGACAACAACCTGACGGTCGAGCAGATCGCGAACGCGTTCACCGTGTACCCGTCACTTTCGGGCTCGATCGCCGAGGTGGCGCGTCAGCTGCACACGCGAAAGACGGCCGACGAAGCCTGA
- a CDS encoding gamma-glutamylcyclotransferase yields the protein MSLYAAYAGNLDARLMTRRAPHSPMRATGWLSGWRLTFGGEHMGWEGALATLVEAPRSQVFVALYDIAPMDEDSMDRWEGVGLDIYRRMRVRVDTLEGEEPAWVYVLNGYEGGFPSARYLGELADAAESAGAPHDYVMELRKRPC from the coding sequence ATGTCGCTCTACGCCGCATACGCCGGCAATCTCGACGCGCGGCTGATGACGCGCCGCGCACCGCACTCGCCGATGCGCGCGACGGGCTGGCTCAGCGGCTGGCGGCTGACGTTCGGGGGCGAGCACATGGGCTGGGAAGGCGCGCTCGCGACCCTCGTCGAGGCGCCCCGCTCGCAGGTCTTCGTCGCGCTGTACGACATCGCACCGATGGACGAGGACTCCATGGACCGCTGGGAGGGCGTGGGGCTCGACATATACCGGCGCATGCGGGTGCGCGTGGACACGCTGGAGGGCGAGGAACCCGCCTGGGTGTACGTGCTCAACGGGTACGAGGGCGGCTTCCCCTCGGCCCGCTATCTCGGCGAGCTGGCGGACGCGGCGGAGTCGGCCGGGGCCCCTCACGACTACGTGATGGAACTGCGCAAGCGCCCCTGCTGA
- a CDS encoding aldehyde dehydrogenase family protein, with product MSERLTVLKTYKLYVGGKFPRSESGRVYKVSDSKGKWLANAPLSSRKDARDAVVAARKAFGGWAGATAYNRGQVLYRVAEMLEGRRDQFVREVADAEGLSKSKAAAVVDAAIDRWVWYAGWTDKIGQVVGGANPVAGPFFNLSTPEPTGVVAVLAPQKSSFLGLVSVIAPVIATGNTAVVIASETSPLPALSLGEVLATSDVPGGVVNVLSGRTAEIAAPLAAHQDVNAIDLTGADADLARDLEIAAADNLKRVRRPQAVDTDWTTDPGTDRLTSFLETKTVWHPTGSLGASGSSY from the coding sequence ATGTCTGAGCGACTCACAGTCCTGAAGACCTACAAGCTGTACGTGGGCGGGAAGTTCCCGCGTTCCGAGAGCGGCCGGGTGTACAAGGTGTCGGACTCGAAGGGCAAGTGGCTGGCGAACGCCCCGCTGTCGTCCCGCAAGGACGCGCGTGACGCCGTGGTGGCGGCGCGCAAGGCGTTCGGTGGCTGGGCGGGCGCGACGGCGTACAACCGCGGGCAGGTGCTCTACCGCGTGGCGGAGATGCTGGAGGGCCGCCGCGACCAGTTCGTGCGGGAGGTGGCGGACGCCGAGGGCCTGTCGAAGTCCAAGGCCGCGGCCGTCGTGGACGCGGCGATCGACAGGTGGGTCTGGTACGCGGGCTGGACGGACAAGATCGGCCAGGTCGTCGGCGGGGCGAACCCGGTCGCGGGCCCGTTCTTCAACCTGTCCACGCCCGAGCCGACCGGCGTGGTGGCCGTGCTGGCCCCGCAGAAGTCGTCGTTCCTGGGCCTTGTCTCGGTGATCGCCCCGGTGATCGCGACGGGCAACACGGCCGTGGTGATCGCGAGCGAGACGTCCCCGCTGCCCGCGCTGTCGCTCGGCGAGGTGCTCGCCACGTCCGACGTGCCGGGCGGTGTCGTGAACGTCCTGTCCGGCAGGACGGCGGAGATCGCCGCGCCGCTGGCCGCGCACCAGGACGTGAACGCGATCGACCTGACGGGCGCGGACGCAGATCTGGCCCGCGACCTGGAGATCGCTGCGGCGGACAACCTGAAGCGCGTGCGCCGTCCCCAGGCTGTGGACACGGACTGGACGACGGACCCCGGCACGGACCGGCTCACGTCGTTCCTCGAGACCAAGACGGTGTGGCACCCGACGGGTTCGCTCGGCGCCTCGGGCTCTTCGTACTAG
- a CDS encoding aldehyde dehydrogenase family protein codes for MTFEYAPAPESRSVVDIAPSYGLFIDGEFVEAADGKVFKTVSPSTEEVLSEIAQAGEADVDRAVKAARKAFEKWSALPGAERAKYLFRIARIIQERSRELAVLETLDNGKPIKETRDADLPLVAAHFFYYAGWADKLGHAGFGPDPAPLGVAGQVIPWNFPLLMLAWKIAPALATGNTVVLKPAETTPLSALFFADICRQAGLPKGVVNILPGYGDAGAALTAHPDVNKVAFTGSTAVGKAIARQVAGTDKKVTLELGGKGANIVFDDAPVDQAVEGIVTGIFFNQGQVCCAGSRLLVQESVADEVLDALKRRLTTLRLGDPLDKNTDIGAINSAEQLARIKALADTGEAEGAERWSAPCELPDSGYWFAPTLFTNVTQAHTIARDEIFGPVLSVLTFRTPEEAVAKANNTQYGLSAGIWTEKGSRILSVANKLRAGVVWANTFNKFDPTSPFGGYKESGHGREGGRHGLEAYLDV; via the coding sequence ATGACTTTTGAGTACGCACCCGCACCGGAGTCCCGCTCCGTCGTCGACATCGCGCCCAGCTACGGCCTGTTCATCGACGGCGAGTTCGTCGAGGCGGCCGACGGCAAGGTCTTCAAGACGGTCAGCCCGTCCACGGAGGAGGTCCTCTCCGAGATCGCCCAGGCGGGCGAGGCGGACGTGGACCGCGCGGTGAAGGCGGCCCGCAAGGCGTTCGAGAAGTGGTCGGCGCTGCCGGGCGCGGAGCGCGCGAAGTACCTGTTCCGGATCGCGCGGATCATCCAGGAGCGCAGCCGCGAGCTCGCGGTCCTGGAGACGCTGGACAACGGCAAGCCGATCAAGGAGACGCGCGACGCGGACCTCCCGCTGGTGGCGGCGCACTTCTTCTACTACGCGGGCTGGGCGGACAAGCTCGGCCACGCGGGCTTCGGCCCGGACCCGGCGCCGCTGGGCGTCGCGGGCCAGGTCATCCCGTGGAACTTCCCGCTGCTGATGCTGGCGTGGAAGATCGCCCCGGCGCTGGCGACGGGCAACACGGTCGTCCTGAAGCCGGCCGAGACGACCCCGCTGTCCGCGCTCTTCTTCGCGGACATCTGCCGCCAGGCGGGCCTGCCCAAGGGTGTGGTGAACATCCTCCCGGGCTACGGCGACGCGGGCGCGGCGCTCACGGCGCACCCCGACGTGAACAAGGTGGCGTTCACCGGCTCCACCGCGGTGGGCAAGGCGATCGCCCGCCAGGTGGCCGGCACCGACAAGAAGGTCACGCTCGAACTGGGCGGCAAGGGCGCGAACATCGTCTTCGACGACGCGCCCGTCGACCAGGCGGTCGAGGGCATCGTCACGGGCATCTTCTTCAACCAGGGCCAGGTCTGCTGCGCGGGCTCACGCCTCCTGGTCCAGGAGTCGGTGGCCGACGAGGTGCTGGACGCGCTGAAACGCCGCCTCACCACCCTCCGCCTGGGCGACCCGCTGGACAAGAACACCGACATCGGCGCGATCAACTCCGCGGAGCAGCTCGCGAGGATCAAGGCGCTCGCGGACACCGGCGAGGCCGAGGGCGCGGAGCGCTGGTCGGCGCCGTGCGAACTCCCGGACAGCGGCTACTGGTTCGCGCCGACGCTCTTCACGAACGTCACGCAGGCGCACACGATCGCGCGGGACGAGATCTTCGGCCCGGTGCTGTCCGTCCTCACGTTCCGCACTCCGGAGGAGGCGGTGGCGAAGGCGAACAACACGCAGTACGGGCTCTCGGCCGGCATCTGGACGGAGAAGGGCTCGCGCATCCTCTCGGTCGCGAACAAGCTCCGGGCGGGCGTCGTCTGGGCCAACACGTTCAACAAGTTCGACCCGACCTCGCCGTTCGGCGGCTACAAGGAGTCGGGTCACGGCCGCGAGGGCGGCCGCCACGGCCTGGAGGCATACCTCGATGTCTGA
- a CDS encoding DeoR/GlpR family DNA-binding transcription regulator encodes MFAAERRQLILEMVRANGAVSLRELARVVQTSEVTVRRDVRALEAEGLLDRRHGGAVLPGGFTRESGFPQKSHLATAEKTAIADLAAGLVEEGEAIVVGAGTTTQELARRLARVPGLTVVTNSLLVAQALAHANRVEVVMTGGTLRGSNYALVGSGAEQSLQGLRVSRAFLSGSGLTAERGLSTSNMLSASVDRALVQAAAEVVVLADHSKLGTDTMFQTVPTDVITRLVTDEPPAHDDRAVTELQALADQGVQIAIAGPSATGTGPAGGDPVPARQTRRDVPLPGQRRTQLPGGPQLRSASALDQAPPERAVRVADLRRR; translated from the coding sequence GTGTTCGCTGCAGAACGTCGTCAATTGATCCTCGAAATGGTGCGGGCCAATGGAGCGGTATCGCTCCGGGAGCTCGCCCGCGTCGTCCAGACCTCCGAAGTGACCGTACGGCGGGACGTGCGCGCACTGGAGGCAGAAGGACTCCTCGACCGCCGGCATGGCGGTGCGGTATTGCCGGGCGGATTCACGCGGGAGTCCGGCTTTCCGCAGAAATCACATCTCGCGACCGCAGAGAAGACGGCCATCGCCGACCTCGCCGCGGGCCTCGTCGAAGAAGGCGAAGCCATTGTGGTGGGCGCGGGTACGACCACGCAGGAGCTGGCACGCCGGCTCGCGCGGGTGCCCGGGCTGACCGTCGTCACCAACTCCCTTCTGGTGGCACAGGCGTTGGCCCATGCCAACAGGGTCGAGGTCGTCATGACGGGCGGCACTCTGCGCGGATCCAACTACGCACTCGTGGGCAGTGGGGCCGAGCAGTCCCTCCAGGGACTCAGAGTCTCCCGCGCCTTCCTCTCCGGCAGTGGTCTGACCGCCGAACGCGGCCTCTCCACGTCCAACATGCTGTCGGCCTCCGTCGACCGCGCGCTGGTACAGGCCGCCGCTGAGGTCGTCGTCCTCGCCGACCACTCCAAACTCGGCACCGACACGATGTTCCAGACGGTGCCGACCGATGTGATCACGCGCCTCGTGACGGACGAACCGCCCGCCCATGACGACCGCGCCGTCACCGAACTCCAGGCACTCGCCGACCAGGGGGTGCAGATCGCGATCGCAGGACCCTCGGCGACCGGAACCGGGCCGGCGGGGGGAGATCCCGTCCCGGCGCGGCAGACGCGCCGGGACGTACCTCTGCCGGGCCAGCGCCGCACCCAGCTCCCGGGCGGCCCCCAGCTGCGCAGCGCTTCCGCCCTCGACCAGGCACCCCCTGAGCGTGCGGTGAGGGTGGCCGACCTCCGGCGGCGCTGA